The Polyangium mundeleinium genome contains the following window.
CCTTGCGGAACGCGTCGAGCACCTCTGCCGCGGCCTCGCGCATCGCAGGCTCGACCTCGCGCACGTGCACGGCGGCGCCGACCGACTTGCGCTCGAAGCGCATGCCGGGGACACGCGCATGGTTCGCCTCGACGAAGTCCCAAAGAGCGGAGCGGCCGGCCGCGCGCCCGGGGTGCGTGCCCCCGATCGTGCCTCCGTCAGGGCCCTCGATGAACGCGCCGTGTTCGGCGACACGGTAGATCGACGCGAGGGCGCCCGTTCGTTCGTGCAGGCTCTCCATCGTGCGTCCCGAGACGACGGCGACGTGCACGCCGGGCGCGCGCGTGAGCCTGGAAAGCGCGTCGAGCGCGTCGTTTCGAGCGTGGGCTTTGTCGGGATCCGTGGCGATGTCCGAGATCGTTCCGTCGAAGTCGGTGGCGACGAGCAGCGACGCAGCTCGGGCGATGCGGGAGAGGAGCGCGGGCTCGTCCATGCCCCGAGCGTCCCCCGAAGGAGCGTCCCGCGCAAACGTGCGAGCGCGGTGGTAGCGTCGGGTGCATGTGGCGTCCCGGGAAACACGCGCGTCTCGCCTCGGCCTCGATCGTGGTCACGGCCGCCGCCAGGATGCTCTCCGGCTGCGGCGAAGCCGAACCCGCGGGCGTAGGTGGCGCAGGCGGGCAAGGCGCGGCCGGGTCCGTGTCGTCGTCGTCGTCTTCAGCGGCAGTGGGTCCGACGACGGGCGCGGGAGGCGCGTTGCCCGAGGTGTTCCCCGTGACGGGCGTGGTG
Protein-coding sequences here:
- the otsB gene encoding trehalose-phosphatase, with protein sequence MDEPALLSRIARAASLLVATDFDGTISDIATDPDKAHARNDALDALSRLTRAPGVHVAVVSGRTMESLHERTGALASIYRVAEHGAFIEGPDGGTIGGTHPGRAAGRSALWDFVEANHARVPGMRFERKSVGAAVHVREVEPAMREAAAEVLDAFRKAAVAAGFEIIEGRQVVEARDPGATKQTALAQLLARLPPRTLVVYAGDDTTDEGAIALARQRDGVGIYVASAERPTPNVGADLVLPGPRAWAELLARIADARAAITARSGP